A genomic region of Brevibacillus sp. JNUCC-41 contains the following coding sequences:
- a CDS encoding LacI family DNA-binding transcriptional regulator, protein MTKISEIAKMCNVSKTTVSRVLNNHPYVSKEKREQILKVMEELDYAPSSLARNFRTNKTQTIALSVPRFDHPFFAQLVKGVSLAALENDYKVLIFQTFYDSKNELDVMGKLKNREVDGVILGALENEWNVIKPYLKYGPILLCNEYHHSASIPIIGYDEFEATYKAVNHLIKKGHRKIGFCYDTSYSQAQGQRKEGFIKALADNDLLHNDDWIFGHGFNIEDGFRICDEIVKLKEKPTALFTGNDQVAAGIIKKATTLGYKIPECLAIVGYDNQSICQVTTPTITTIDIPIMELGQCTVIELIKYFNDDLELKRDIIKLPTKLKIREST, encoded by the coding sequence ATGACTAAAATTAGCGAAATAGCCAAGATGTGTAATGTCTCTAAAACAACGGTATCTAGAGTCTTGAATAATCATCCATATGTATCAAAAGAAAAAAGGGAACAAATCTTAAAGGTCATGGAAGAACTTGATTATGCACCAAGTTCACTTGCCCGGAATTTTAGGACAAATAAAACCCAAACCATTGCACTATCAGTCCCAAGATTCGATCATCCATTCTTTGCCCAATTGGTTAAAGGGGTATCTCTAGCGGCATTGGAAAATGATTATAAAGTTCTTATTTTTCAAACCTTTTATGATTCGAAAAATGAATTGGATGTTATGGGAAAATTAAAGAATAGAGAAGTAGATGGAGTTATTTTAGGAGCGTTAGAAAATGAATGGAATGTAATAAAGCCTTATTTGAAATATGGCCCAATCTTACTGTGTAATGAATACCATCATTCCGCCTCTATACCAATTATTGGTTATGATGAATTTGAAGCGACTTACAAAGCGGTAAATCATTTAATAAAAAAAGGCCATAGGAAGATAGGTTTTTGCTACGATACTTCTTATAGTCAGGCTCAGGGCCAAAGAAAAGAGGGATTTATAAAAGCGTTAGCGGATAATGATTTACTACATAATGATGACTGGATATTTGGACATGGATTTAATATTGAAGATGGATTCCGTATTTGTGATGAAATAGTAAAATTAAAAGAAAAACCTACTGCCTTATTTACTGGAAATGACCAGGTAGCAGCAGGAATTATTAAAAAGGCAACTACATTGGGCTACAAAATACCGGAATGCCTAGCTATAGTTGGTTATGATAATCAATCGATTTGCCAAGTCACAACCCCCACCATAACCACAATCGATATACCAATTATGGAACTAGGACAATGCACTGTAATAGAATTAATAAAATATTTTAATGATGATTTGGAATTAAAGCGGGACATTATTAAATTGCCTACCAAACTTAAAATCAGGGAATCAACCTAA
- a CDS encoding sigma-54 interaction domain-containing protein translates to MASDNKTIQFELVKAILEELPFGVLVTKNETEIVLSNRVLSEAFAENELDRQINLIIEKKLVPAVNTPIRLNDHNGIVRKALIQMGDEEYQIYLLLFTNNKSDFLNSDNHEELLFKDIIEFAYDGLVMVDTEGYVQMLSHAYADFLGVDQESSIGKHVTEVIENTRMHVVAKTGKQEVAELQKIKDNYIIATRSPIRKQGKLIGAVGKILFKNVGQFTALSKRINSLEVELKKYKGDFRERNKASYTFDHLMGRSPAFMEVKGQAKIAAKSDSNVLILGESGTGKELFAHSIHNDSRRAMGVFVKVNCAAIPAELLESELFGYEEGSFTGAKKGGKAGKFEAAEGGTIFLDEIGELPLHMQVKLLRVLQEKEIERVGSTGSIPIDVRVIAATNRNLEEMVSKGEFRLDMYYRLKVLQIQVPSMRERPEDIEILVNHFVEKYQNLMKKRVTGMSEQALRLLRLYKWPGNIRELENIIERAMNIVEEGEMIRSKHLPEEITGHKESVSIRTLAEVMDETERAAIVSCLEMTSGNKSETAKRLGVSRTTLYEKMNKYGL, encoded by the coding sequence ATGGCCAGCGATAATAAAACTATTCAATTTGAATTAGTGAAAGCGATATTGGAAGAATTGCCTTTTGGTGTTTTGGTAACGAAAAACGAAACAGAAATCGTTCTCAGCAATCGCGTATTATCCGAGGCTTTTGCTGAGAATGAATTGGATCGGCAAATAAATTTGATTATTGAAAAAAAACTTGTACCCGCTGTAAATACTCCGATTCGTTTGAATGATCATAATGGGATTGTCAGAAAGGCCCTCATTCAAATGGGTGATGAGGAGTATCAGATTTATCTCCTATTATTTACAAATAATAAAAGTGATTTTCTTAACAGCGATAATCATGAAGAACTTCTGTTTAAGGATATTATCGAATTTGCCTATGACGGCTTGGTGATGGTCGATACGGAAGGGTATGTCCAAATGCTGAGCCACGCTTATGCGGATTTTCTTGGCGTCGATCAGGAAAGTTCCATTGGGAAACATGTAACGGAGGTCATTGAAAATACCCGTATGCATGTGGTCGCCAAAACTGGCAAGCAAGAGGTCGCTGAATTACAAAAAATAAAAGATAATTATATAATTGCGACCCGCTCCCCGATAAGGAAACAAGGTAAATTAATAGGGGCGGTCGGAAAGATTCTGTTTAAGAATGTCGGCCAATTTACCGCTCTTTCCAAACGGATAAATTCACTAGAAGTTGAGCTGAAAAAGTACAAAGGCGATTTTCGCGAGAGGAATAAGGCCTCATATACGTTTGATCATCTGATGGGGAGAAGTCCTGCTTTCATGGAAGTAAAAGGTCAAGCCAAAATTGCCGCTAAAAGCGACTCGAATGTGTTGATCTTGGGTGAAAGCGGAACAGGTAAGGAGCTGTTTGCCCATTCCATTCATAATGATAGCAGAAGGGCCATGGGTGTATTTGTCAAAGTGAACTGTGCGGCCATCCCTGCAGAGCTGCTGGAGTCAGAACTATTCGGCTATGAAGAGGGTTCCTTCACTGGTGCAAAAAAAGGCGGAAAAGCAGGTAAGTTCGAAGCGGCTGAAGGCGGAACGATTTTTCTCGATGAAATCGGTGAGCTGCCACTGCATATGCAGGTTAAGCTGCTCCGTGTGTTACAAGAAAAAGAGATCGAGAGGGTCGGTTCGACGGGAAGCATTCCGATTGATGTACGGGTAATCGCTGCAACGAACCGTAATCTGGAGGAAATGGTCTCGAAGGGGGAATTCCGACTTGATATGTATTACCGGCTGAAGGTCTTGCAAATCCAGGTTCCTTCCATGAGAGAGCGACCGGAGGACATTGAAATACTGGTAAATCATTTTGTTGAAAAGTACCAGAACCTCATGAAAAAACGCGTAACGGGGATGAGTGAACAAGCTTTACGGCTGTTGCGTCTTTATAAATGGCCGGGTAATATCCGTGAGTTGGAGAATATCATCGAACGCGCAATGAATATTGTGGAAGAAGGGGAAATGATACGTTCCAAGCATCTCCCTGAAGAAATAACGGGACATAAAGAATCAGTATCGATTCGCACTTTAGCGGAAGTAATGGATGAAACCGAACGGGCTGCAATCGTTTCGTGTTTGGAAATGACTTCTGGTAATAAATCAGAAACGGCAAAGAGACTCGGAGTGAGTCGAACGACACTATATGAAAAAATGAATAAATATGGTTTATGA
- a CDS encoding YokU family protein produces MDCLWCNAPNVEESEKKDCYWIMPDGKRSIKVLQVPAVNCPECGIYVSDSMNQKVDEALSIYDVSEYPDEFTYDQLLQAPVKKLFNWK; encoded by the coding sequence ATGGATTGCTTGTGGTGCAACGCCCCGAACGTGGAAGAAAGTGAAAAGAAGGATTGTTACTGGATCATGCCTGACGGGAAACGCTCGATAAAAGTCCTTCAAGTTCCAGCCGTGAACTGTCCTGAGTGTGGAATCTATGTGTCCGATTCGATGAATCAAAAGGTGGATGAAGCCTTGTCTATATATGATGTGAGTGAATATCCTGATGAGTTCACGTATGATCAGCTTCTTCAGGCACCTGTCAAAAAATTATTCAATTGGAAATAG
- a CDS encoding sigma-54 interaction domain-containing protein, with translation MTENGDEEMKSSVNQFSTQFEWILNVINVGVHIVNKDGDTVFYNEMMAHIDGLDREQVLGENIFQLYPSLTDESSTLHVALEKGNETIESIQTYVNVKEKKITSINSTYPLYEDGEIIGAVEIAKDITKVMNMYDQIVDLRSQLVETHKKSKFSEGTATYHFSDLIGSSPAFQQAISLAKKAARTHSPVMIYGPTGTGKELVAQSIHNVSAQRNQPFIAQNCAAVPKELMEGLLFGTTKGAFTGAMDRMGIFEQANGGTLFLDELNSLDLGLQAKLLRVLQEGEVRRVGGSKEQKVNVKIIAAMNISPEEALERGIIRSDLFFRLNVVTVQMPSLLERKTDIPEIVNHFIQKFNKSFFTEVRGISQKAMQRLLQYQWPGNIRELGHAIELTFNVMDAGEDMIDEHHLPAYLFPSGNYAAANAQSHHSPLQDKIDLPVVLEEMEREMIIKMFEKYNGNISKTAEALNIKRQGLQYKLNKYGIEKVYTAGSKESK, from the coding sequence ATGACAGAGAACGGAGATGAAGAAATGAAATCTTCAGTAAATCAGTTTTCCACTCAATTTGAATGGATATTGAATGTGATCAATGTGGGTGTCCATATCGTGAATAAGGATGGGGATACGGTATTCTACAATGAAATGATGGCACATATCGACGGGCTTGATCGTGAACAGGTGCTGGGGGAGAATATTTTTCAGCTTTATCCTTCATTGACTGATGAATCCAGTACGCTGCATGTAGCATTGGAAAAAGGCAATGAAACGATTGAGTCCATTCAAACATATGTCAATGTAAAAGAGAAAAAAATAACGTCGATCAATAGTACGTATCCTCTGTATGAGGATGGTGAAATTATAGGGGCAGTGGAAATCGCAAAGGATATTACGAAGGTCATGAATATGTACGACCAAATTGTCGATTTGCGTTCCCAGCTGGTCGAGACCCATAAGAAAAGCAAGTTCTCTGAAGGGACGGCGACCTATCATTTTAGTGATTTGATTGGTAGTAGCCCTGCTTTTCAGCAAGCGATTTCATTGGCGAAAAAAGCGGCCCGTACACATTCCCCAGTGATGATTTATGGACCCACCGGGACAGGGAAGGAACTGGTCGCCCAAAGTATACATAATGTAAGTGCTCAGAGAAATCAGCCTTTCATCGCGCAGAACTGTGCAGCTGTTCCAAAGGAATTGATGGAGGGGCTGCTGTTCGGCACGACGAAAGGGGCTTTTACCGGAGCGATGGATCGCATGGGCATTTTTGAGCAGGCGAATGGCGGAACCCTTTTCCTTGATGAGCTGAATAGCCTCGACCTCGGTCTGCAGGCAAAATTGCTGCGAGTGCTTCAGGAAGGTGAGGTGCGCCGTGTTGGAGGTTCGAAGGAGCAGAAGGTTAATGTTAAGATCATTGCTGCGATGAACATATCTCCAGAAGAGGCGTTGGAGCGGGGAATCATTCGCTCGGATTTATTTTTCCGCCTGAATGTCGTGACGGTCCAAATGCCTTCTCTTTTGGAGCGTAAAACGGATATTCCGGAGATCGTCAATCACTTTATTCAAAAGTTCAACAAATCATTTTTTACCGAAGTGCGCGGGATCAGTCAAAAGGCGATGCAGCGGCTTCTTCAATATCAATGGCCAGGGAACATTCGTGAACTGGGACATGCCATCGAGTTGACCTTTAACGTCATGGACGCAGGGGAAGATATGATTGATGAACATCATCTTCCCGCTTATCTTTTCCCTTCAGGAAATTATGCTGCAGCAAATGCGCAGAGCCATCATTCCCCATTGCAGGACAAGATTGATTTACCTGTCGTTCTGGAAGAAATGGAAAGGGAAATGATCATCAAGATGTTCGAGAAATATAACGGAAATATTAGCAAAACGGCAGAAGCCCTCAATATTAAAAGACAGGGGCTGCAATATAAGTTAAACAAGTACGGCATTGAGAAAGTTTATACGGCGGGATCGAAGGAATCGAAGTAA
- a CDS encoding GntP family permease yields the protein MVIQILAIVVALGLLIFLAYRGYPVIIIAPIVTLLAVILSGGHLLPSYTETYMTFAANYIKAFFPIFLLGAVFGKVMEMSGAAASIAKTIVKSLGSKQAILAVVLACSALTYGGVSLFVVAFAVYPFAAAIFKEADIPKRLLPGTIALGAFTYTMDALPGTPQIQNIIPTNYFGTDTYAAPIIGIIGAIMVFTGGMIWLERRRKQALANGEGYGEGHINEPESAEEQNLPNFWLSIVPLILVVAFNFVFSRSAISVKHWYDASMLKETFNIADVSTVTSSWSLIVALTIGIIAAMLLNVGRIKVKLATGLTAAAMGSLLAIFNTASEVGFGNVVKTLPGFSVIQNWVFDASGNPLVSEAIAVNVLAGITGSASGGLSIALEVMGGHYLQVAQSVGITPEMLHRIASMASGGMDTLPHNGAVITLLAITGLTHRQSYKDIFAITVLKTVTVFIIAFATSLFI from the coding sequence TTGGTGATTCAAATTTTAGCCATTGTTGTGGCGCTGGGACTTTTAATCTTTTTAGCCTACCGGGGCTATCCGGTCATTATCATAGCGCCGATCGTTACTTTATTGGCGGTCATTTTATCCGGTGGACATTTGCTGCCGAGTTATACAGAGACATATATGACGTTTGCGGCTAACTATATAAAAGCGTTTTTTCCGATATTCTTATTAGGGGCCGTATTTGGAAAAGTCATGGAAATGAGCGGTGCAGCAGCATCCATTGCCAAGACCATCGTAAAATCACTAGGCTCAAAGCAGGCCATTCTTGCCGTGGTGCTGGCGTGTTCGGCGCTGACATACGGCGGGGTTTCATTGTTTGTAGTGGCATTCGCCGTTTATCCGTTTGCAGCGGCAATCTTTAAAGAAGCAGACATTCCAAAAAGGTTATTGCCAGGAACGATAGCATTAGGCGCTTTCACTTATACGATGGATGCCCTTCCTGGAACACCTCAAATTCAAAATATCATTCCAACGAATTATTTCGGAACGGATACCTATGCAGCCCCAATAATAGGGATTATTGGCGCGATCATGGTATTCACTGGAGGAATGATCTGGTTAGAGCGTCGCCGTAAACAAGCATTGGCAAATGGCGAAGGCTATGGGGAAGGACATATTAATGAACCAGAAAGTGCAGAAGAGCAAAACCTGCCTAACTTTTGGCTGTCCATCGTACCGCTCATCCTTGTCGTAGCGTTTAATTTTGTTTTCAGCCGGAGTGCTATTTCGGTTAAGCACTGGTATGATGCATCGATGTTGAAGGAAACTTTCAACATTGCCGATGTAAGCACAGTCACTTCATCCTGGTCTTTGATTGTTGCATTGACAATCGGTATTATTGCAGCGATGCTTCTGAATGTTGGACGTATCAAGGTCAAATTGGCAACTGGATTAACTGCTGCGGCAATGGGATCCTTGCTTGCCATATTCAATACTGCATCTGAAGTTGGTTTCGGGAATGTGGTGAAAACGCTTCCTGGATTCTCGGTCATTCAAAACTGGGTGTTCGATGCAAGCGGCAATCCACTCGTATCCGAAGCTATCGCCGTCAATGTGCTGGCAGGGATTACCGGATCCGCGTCAGGTGGACTTTCGATTGCGTTAGAAGTAATGGGAGGTCACTATTTGCAGGTGGCCCAAAGTGTCGGAATCACCCCTGAAATGCTTCATCGAATTGCATCCATGGCATCTGGCGGAATGGATACGCTGCCGCATAATGGTGCCGTCATTACCTTGCTTGCCATTACTGGACTGACACATCGTCAATCTTACAAGGATATCTTTGCGATTACAGTTTTGAAAACTGTAACCGTGTTCATCATAGCTTTTGCAACTTCACTGTTTATTTAA
- a CDS encoding HAD-IIB family hydrolase, with the protein MLLNKKGGFQLLPNVEDPKYIVFCDFDETYYPHSMSHERQKDLYELENYLEAKSHDGELVFGWVTGSGIESILHKMEQGGFRFFPHFIASDLGTEITYFSENNFLENDPDWHSQLTIEEFNKRKVDEIYNVLHNGNIPLIPQTQMGSSRYKRNYYYQIQHESLDKKNLATIQMVAKEYGVGVNINRCNPLAGDPEDSYDIDFIPLGTGKNEIVRFMLDKFALSREHAFAFGDSGNDLLMLKSVKHGYLVGNATQEAKEAHTKIAAGTYSKGILRTLQSIITI; encoded by the coding sequence ATGTTATTGAATAAAAAGGGCGGGTTTCAGTTACTGCCAAATGTTGAAGACCCAAAATACATTGTATTCTGTGATTTTGATGAAACCTATTATCCTCACTCCATGAGTCACGAGAGACAGAAAGATTTATATGAACTTGAAAATTACTTAGAGGCAAAAAGTCACGATGGAGAACTTGTCTTTGGCTGGGTCACTGGAAGTGGTATTGAATCAATATTACATAAAATGGAACAAGGTGGCTTCAGATTTTTCCCGCATTTTATTGCTAGTGACTTAGGTACTGAAATCACCTATTTCTCAGAAAATAATTTTTTGGAAAATGATCCAGATTGGCATTCACAGCTTACTATCGAAGAATTTAATAAAAGGAAAGTCGATGAAATTTATAATGTTCTACATAACGGCAATATACCATTGATTCCTCAGACTCAAATGGGAAGTTCACGCTACAAAAGAAATTATTATTATCAAATACAACATGAATCCCTCGACAAGAAGAACTTAGCCACCATCCAGATGGTGGCCAAAGAGTACGGGGTAGGGGTAAATATCAATCGTTGCAATCCCCTTGCCGGAGATCCTGAAGATAGTTATGATATAGACTTTATTCCATTGGGTACTGGAAAAAATGAAATTGTACGTTTTATGCTAGACAAATTCGCGCTGAGTCGGGAGCATGCCTTTGCATTCGGGGATAGCGGCAATGATCTGCTCATGTTAAAAAGTGTTAAACATGGTTACTTGGTAGGGAATGCAACTCAAGAAGCGAAGGAAGCTCATACTAAAATAGCGGCAGGTACGTACTCCAAAGGAATATTAAGAACTTTGCAATCCATCATTACTATTTGA
- a CDS encoding M15 family metallopeptidase: MTVALRTLLDRSVKRMGKGMNPVVKGSALEMVECAYTEGITVQISAGHRSLEEQAVLYGQGRVYSYNGKNYSNLAKPIVTNAKPGQSYHNYGLAIDFFIVSDDGKRAIWTVDSKWQRVAAIGKDLGFKWGGDWSSFKDYPHLEMTGGLSFTQLQAGKEPHLTFKLEKMEMPKASKGDSHIISIQKTLNSRYKTNIEGDGFYGPKTRSALIKGLQTELNKQYNKKLIADGKWGPKTKTATVTLKKGAAGNITWILQAALYLKGFNPGPLDGEFGGKTEAALFQDQKASKISADKQAGQETWNELLA; this comes from the coding sequence TTGACGGTAGCATTACGAACATTACTGGATCGATCAGTGAAAAGGATGGGCAAAGGGATGAATCCTGTGGTGAAGGGATCAGCATTGGAAATGGTGGAATGTGCTTATACTGAAGGGATCACTGTACAGATAAGTGCAGGCCATCGCTCTTTGGAAGAACAAGCCGTACTTTATGGTCAAGGACGAGTTTACAGCTACAATGGAAAAAACTATAGCAATCTAGCTAAACCTATTGTGACGAACGCTAAACCAGGGCAATCTTATCATAATTATGGACTGGCCATTGATTTCTTCATTGTGAGTGATGATGGCAAGAGGGCGATATGGACAGTTGATTCAAAGTGGCAGCGCGTGGCTGCCATAGGTAAGGATTTAGGATTTAAATGGGGCGGGGATTGGAGTTCATTCAAGGATTATCCCCACTTGGAGATGACAGGCGGGTTATCTTTTACACAGTTACAAGCAGGAAAAGAACCTCACCTTACCTTCAAATTAGAAAAAATGGAAATGCCGAAGGCCAGCAAAGGAGATAGTCATATAATTTCGATACAAAAAACGTTAAATAGCCGATATAAAACGAATATTGAAGGTGATGGGTTTTATGGTCCAAAAACTCGATCGGCTCTAATAAAAGGTTTACAAACGGAGCTGAATAAGCAATACAATAAAAAGCTAATTGCCGATGGAAAATGGGGACCTAAAACCAAGACAGCAACCGTCACTTTAAAAAAAGGAGCTGCTGGCAACATCACATGGATCCTGCAAGCAGCGCTCTATTTGAAAGGGTTTAACCCCGGACCCCTTGACGGAGAATTCGGGGGGAAAACAGAGGCGGCATTATTTCAAGACCAAAAGGCAAGCAAGATTTCCGCTGATAAGCAAGCAGGTCAAGAAACATGGAATGAATTGCTTGCTTGA
- a CDS encoding CoA transferase subunit A has translation MSKLLTSFDSAIQQIEDGATIIVGGFGLSGIPEKLFIALRNKGVKDLTIVSNNCGVDDWGLGLLLENKQIKKMIASYVGENKLFEQQFLSGELEVELVPQGTLAERLRAGGAGIPAFYTATGVGTEVAKGKEHKEFDGRTYIMEKGIVGDFAFVKAWKADHFGNLVYRKTARNFNPVVATAGKVTLVEVEELVGTGELDPDEIHTSGVYVQKVLVGSDYEKRIERLTTANA, from the coding sequence ATGAGTAAATTATTAACATCTTTTGATAGCGCTATTCAACAAATCGAGGATGGAGCAACCATTATCGTTGGCGGATTCGGATTAAGCGGAATACCAGAAAAACTGTTCATTGCTTTGCGTAACAAAGGGGTAAAGGATTTGACGATTGTCAGCAACAATTGTGGAGTCGACGATTGGGGTCTAGGTCTTTTGCTTGAAAATAAGCAAATCAAAAAAATGATCGCTTCTTATGTAGGGGAAAATAAGTTATTTGAACAGCAATTTTTAAGTGGCGAGCTGGAGGTCGAGCTAGTTCCACAAGGAACGCTGGCCGAGCGTTTAAGAGCGGGCGGAGCGGGAATTCCTGCCTTTTATACAGCTACTGGAGTAGGAACGGAAGTCGCGAAAGGTAAAGAACATAAAGAGTTTGATGGCCGCACATACATTATGGAAAAAGGAATAGTCGGAGATTTTGCCTTTGTAAAAGCCTGGAAAGCAGATCATTTCGGTAATCTTGTATATCGGAAAACGGCAAGGAATTTTAACCCTGTCGTTGCCACTGCAGGAAAAGTCACGCTTGTCGAAGTGGAGGAGCTCGTGGGCACAGGAGAACTCGATCCAGATGAAATTCATACTTCAGGGGTTTATGTACAGAAAGTGCTTGTAGGAAGTGACTATGAAAAACGAATTGAAAGACTTACAACTGCTAACGCATAA
- the ablA gene encoding lysine 2,3-aminomutase, protein MDVKHKEYLGGRRHYNDIELWKDVTEEQWNDWLWQLTNTIKTLDDLKKVVNLTPEEEEGVRISTQTIPLNITPYYASLMNPDDPRCPIRLQSVPLSAEMNKTRYDLEDPLHEDEDSPVPGLTHRYPDRVLFLVTNQCSMYCRYCTRRRFSGQVGMGVPKKQLDGAIEYIRNTPEVRDVLISGGDGLLINDKILEYVLSNLRAIPHVEIIRIGTRAPVVFPQRITENLCNILKKYHPIWLNTHFNHSLELTDEAKKACDMLSMAGVPLGNQAVILAGINDSVHIMKKLMHDCVKARVRPYYIYQCDLSEGIGHFRAPVSKGLEIIEALRGHTSGYAVPTFVVDAPGGGGKIALTPNYLLSQSPDKVVLRNFEGVITSYPEPKNYVAGSADAYFDEVYGTADRKEAVGISALMTDEKFNLVPEGLRRLDKRKSYESTDEHASLKDRRDKRDEMKEKLRLAQEKKNAMAVSGSVKSDGKEE, encoded by the coding sequence ATGGATGTAAAACATAAAGAATACCTAGGTGGACGCAGGCATTATAATGATATCGAATTGTGGAAAGATGTAACGGAAGAGCAGTGGAATGATTGGCTCTGGCAATTGACAAACACGATTAAAACACTGGATGATCTGAAAAAGGTCGTTAACCTGACACCTGAAGAAGAGGAAGGAGTCCGGATTTCGACTCAAACGATTCCGTTGAACATTACGCCTTATTATGCTTCATTGATGAATCCCGATGATCCTCGCTGTCCGATTCGTTTACAGTCGGTACCGCTTTCGGCAGAAATGAACAAGACTAGATATGATTTGGAGGATCCGCTGCATGAGGATGAGGATTCCCCTGTTCCGGGATTGACGCATCGATATCCGGATCGCGTTCTATTCCTTGTAACGAACCAATGCTCCATGTACTGCAGATACTGTACGCGACGCCGTTTTTCAGGTCAGGTTGGCATGGGTGTTCCGAAGAAGCAGCTTGACGGGGCGATTGAATATATCCGGAACACTCCGGAAGTAAGGGACGTGCTGATCTCTGGTGGAGACGGCCTGCTGATCAATGATAAGATTCTTGAATACGTATTGAGTAACTTACGTGCCATCCCGCATGTGGAAATCATTCGGATTGGAACACGTGCACCGGTCGTTTTCCCGCAAAGGATTACAGAAAATTTATGTAATATTCTGAAAAAATATCATCCGATTTGGTTGAATACGCATTTCAATCATTCACTTGAACTGACGGATGAAGCGAAAAAAGCATGTGATATGCTGTCGATGGCAGGAGTGCCGCTTGGTAATCAGGCAGTCATTCTGGCTGGAATCAACGATAGTGTACATATCATGAAAAAGCTTATGCATGACTGTGTAAAAGCAAGGGTAAGACCTTATTACATTTATCAATGTGATCTATCTGAAGGGATTGGCCATTTCCGGGCGCCGGTTTCAAAAGGGCTGGAAATCATTGAAGCTCTGCGCGGCCATACATCAGGATATGCAGTGCCGACCTTTGTGGTGGATGCTCCCGGTGGAGGCGGAAAGATTGCCCTGACTCCGAATTACCTTCTTTCGCAAAGTCCGGATAAAGTCGTTTTACGGAACTTTGAAGGAGTTATCACAAGCTATCCGGAGCCAAAGAATTATGTTGCCGGCAGTGCGGATGCTTACTTTGATGAAGTGTATGGTACGGCGGATAGGAAAGAAGCCGTCGGGATTTCTGCTCTCATGACGGACGAGAAATTCAATTTGGTGCCAGAGGGCCTTCGTCGTCTTGACAAGAGAAAATCGTATGAAAGCACTGATGAACATGCTTCCTTGAAGGATCGCCGTGATAAACGGGATGAAATGAAGGAAAAATTAAGGCTAGCTCAAGAAAAAAAGAACGCCATGGCCGTTAGTGGCTCGGTTAAATCCGATGGCAAGGAGGAATGA
- a CDS encoding 3-oxoacid CoA-transferase subunit B: protein MTRQLILERAVKEIQDGMCVNLGIGMPTLIANMIPNDFNVMLQSENGLLGIGPYPQKDEVDPDLINAGKETVTAKSGASFFDSAESFAMIRGGHIDLAILGGMEVSENGDLANWMIPGKMVKGMGGAMDLVQGAKRIVVIMDHVNKHGESKVKKSCTLPLTGEKVVHCLITELAVFQFTEAGMELIELQNGITLDEVKSKTEADFTISPSIEIKA from the coding sequence ATGACGAGACAACTAATTTTAGAACGGGCCGTTAAAGAAATCCAAGATGGTATGTGTGTAAATTTAGGGATTGGAATGCCGACCTTGATTGCCAACATGATTCCAAATGACTTTAATGTCATGCTTCAATCGGAAAATGGCTTACTGGGAATCGGACCTTATCCACAAAAGGATGAAGTCGATCCGGATTTGATTAATGCCGGAAAAGAAACAGTAACCGCAAAATCGGGAGCATCATTTTTTGATAGCGCTGAATCGTTCGCGATGATTCGCGGCGGCCACATCGACCTGGCCATTTTAGGCGGGATGGAAGTGTCCGAGAATGGGGACTTGGCAAACTGGATGATTCCAGGGAAGATGGTAAAAGGAATGGGAGGGGCGATGGATCTCGTCCAAGGCGCAAAAAGAATTGTTGTCATTATGGACCATGTGAACAAGCATGGGGAATCCAAAGTGAAAAAGAGCTGTACATTGCCATTGACGGGGGAAAAAGTCGTCCATTGCCTGATTACCGAACTGGCTGTTTTTCAATTTACAGAAGCTGGCATGGAATTGATTGAATTGCAAAATGGCATAACACTTGATGAAGTGAAAAGTAAAACAGAGGCTGACTTTACAATAAGCCCCTCTATTGAAATTAAGGCGTAA